In Achromobacter spanius, the following proteins share a genomic window:
- a CDS encoding polysaccharide biosynthesis/export family protein translates to MTTFIGTLSRAIAAIALVSSLGACALSPGMTFKSDHLVDPLDPNSVATIKEITPSLVVDDLRNRQALINNDGVEKLLGTAEPYRIGPGDILSIVVWDHPELVLPTQTYAIGTGVTELVMGDTASGIPGYTVSSTGYIQFPYTGLLKVAGLTELQARNLIVNSSGKYIQDPQITVRVLGYRSKRVYVEGEVKFPGTVAINDIPMTLLEAVNRAGGLLPTADRSAVYVIRDGRRTRVNLPALVERGQDLNQVMLRTGDIVRVTPRDDSKVFVMGEVFLPTTVVMRDGRMSLTEALGLAGGPNQLTADASQVFVVRSTEQATPEVFHLNAKSPQALAVGSKFELDPKDVVFVDTASLVRWNRFISNLFPSAQTVQTVKSID, encoded by the coding sequence ATGACGACATTTATCGGAACGTTGAGCCGAGCCATCGCCGCTATCGCGCTCGTGTCCTCGCTGGGCGCTTGCGCCTTGTCCCCCGGTATGACCTTTAAATCCGACCACCTCGTTGATCCCCTGGATCCGAATTCCGTGGCGACGATCAAGGAAATCACACCCTCGCTGGTCGTCGACGACCTGCGCAACCGCCAGGCGTTGATCAACAACGACGGAGTCGAAAAGCTGCTGGGTACCGCCGAGCCCTACCGCATCGGGCCGGGCGACATTCTTTCCATCGTGGTGTGGGATCACCCCGAACTCGTCCTTCCGACGCAAACCTACGCAATCGGGACTGGGGTGACCGAACTAGTCATGGGGGATACCGCCTCGGGCATACCGGGGTATACCGTCTCATCCACTGGATATATCCAATTTCCCTATACGGGATTGCTGAAAGTGGCGGGGTTGACGGAACTGCAGGCGCGCAATCTCATAGTGAATAGCTCCGGCAAGTACATCCAGGATCCGCAGATCACGGTACGCGTGCTGGGCTATCGAAGCAAGCGCGTCTACGTGGAAGGCGAAGTCAAGTTCCCGGGCACGGTTGCCATCAACGACATTCCGATGACTTTGCTCGAAGCGGTCAACCGCGCGGGTGGCTTGCTGCCCACCGCGGACCGCAGCGCCGTCTATGTCATTCGCGATGGCCGCCGCACCCGTGTGAACTTGCCCGCGCTGGTTGAACGCGGCCAGGACTTGAATCAAGTGATGCTGAGAACGGGTGACATCGTACGTGTGACGCCGCGCGATGACAGCAAGGTCTTTGTGATGGGCGAAGTGTTCCTGCCCACCACGGTCGTGATGCGCGATGGACGCATGTCGTTGACCGAGGCGTTGGGCTTGGCGGGAGGCCCCAATCAGTTGACGGCCGATGCGTCGCAAGTGTTTGTGGTGCGCAGTACCGAGCAAGCGACGCCCGAGGTGTTCCACCTGAACGCCAAGTCGCCGCAGGCTTTGGCAGTGGGATCGAAGTTTGAGCTGGACCCCAAAGACGTCGTGTTCGTGGATACGGCATCGCTGGTGCGGTGGAACCGCTTCATCAGCAACCTGTTCCCGAGCGCGCAAACGGTGCAGACCGTGAAGTCGATCGATTAA
- a CDS encoding phosphomannomutase/phosphoglucomutase, giving the protein MHGTFGWDTPQILDAVFKAYDIRGTVPDEIDARFAHSLGMAAGTQAHAQGARSMVVGRDGRLSSVELAAALQAGLRSAGMHVIDIGMATTPMVYFATRLMDTGAGIAVTGSHNPPSHNGFKIVLDGASLYGEGITALRDAMRLPIESASVSGGRTQMQIQPCYAARLVGDIRMARPMKIAIDCGNGVAGAVAPALFRALGCDVTELFCEVDGTFPGHHPDPADPQNLQDLIYCLRYSDCEVGLAFDGDGDRLGVVSKSGQIIWPDRQLILFARDVLARNPGAEVLYDVKCSRHVARAIFEAGGKPTMCKTGHSLIKAKMRESGALLAGEMSGHMFFKERWYGFDDGIYAAARLLEILSAAPDPSGLLESLPQSCATPEIKLDTSEGEQFELVEALRQQGEFPRAVSINDLDGVRVDYVDGFGLARPSNTTPTVVMRFEGDTVAALARIEEDFRNAFRRIAPHVRLPF; this is encoded by the coding sequence ATGCACGGAACTTTTGGCTGGGATACCCCGCAAATTCTGGATGCGGTTTTCAAGGCTTACGACATAAGAGGAACGGTACCGGACGAGATTGACGCACGCTTTGCCCACAGCCTGGGCATGGCGGCGGGCACCCAGGCACACGCGCAGGGGGCGCGTTCGATGGTGGTGGGGCGCGACGGCCGCTTGAGCAGCGTGGAACTGGCGGCGGCCTTGCAGGCCGGGCTGCGTTCGGCGGGCATGCATGTGATCGACATCGGCATGGCGACCACGCCGATGGTGTATTTCGCCACGCGCCTGATGGACACGGGGGCGGGCATCGCGGTCACGGGCAGCCACAACCCGCCGTCGCACAACGGCTTCAAGATCGTGCTGGACGGCGCGTCGCTGTATGGCGAGGGCATTACCGCGTTGCGCGATGCGATGCGCTTGCCGATCGAATCGGCCAGCGTGTCGGGCGGGCGCACGCAGATGCAGATTCAGCCCTGCTATGCCGCGCGCCTGGTGGGCGACATCCGCATGGCGCGTCCGATGAAGATCGCCATCGACTGCGGCAACGGCGTGGCGGGCGCGGTGGCGCCGGCCTTGTTTCGCGCGCTGGGCTGCGATGTGACCGAGCTGTTCTGCGAGGTGGACGGGACTTTCCCCGGCCACCACCCCGATCCGGCCGACCCGCAAAACCTTCAGGACCTGATCTATTGCCTGCGCTATTCCGACTGCGAGGTCGGCCTGGCCTTCGATGGCGACGGCGATCGCCTGGGCGTGGTGTCGAAATCGGGACAGATCATCTGGCCTGATAGGCAACTGATTTTGTTCGCCCGCGACGTGCTGGCGCGCAACCCGGGCGCCGAAGTGCTCTACGACGTGAAATGCAGCCGCCACGTGGCCCGCGCCATCTTCGAGGCCGGCGGCAAACCCACCATGTGCAAGACCGGGCATTCCCTGATCAAGGCCAAGATGCGCGAGTCGGGAGCGCTACTTGCTGGAGAGATGAGCGGCCACATGTTTTTCAAAGAGCGCTGGTACGGCTTTGACGATGGCATCTACGCCGCTGCCCGGCTGCTGGAGATCCTGTCGGCGGCGCCGGACCCGTCGGGCCTGCTGGAAAGCCTGCCGCAGTCTTGCGCTACCCCCGAAATCAAGCTGGACACCTCCGAAGGCGAACAGTTCGAACTGGTGGAGGCGCTGCGCCAACAAGGGGAATTCCCCCGCGCGGTGTCCATCAACGATCTGGACGGTGTGCGGGTGGACTACGTCGACGGCTTCGGCCTGGCGCGTCCATCAAACACCACGCCAACGGTGGTGATGCGTTTTGAAGGAGACACCGTGGCCGCGTTGGCCCGTATCGAGGAGGATTTCCGCAACGCGTTCCGGCGCATTGCACCTCATGTTCGTTTACCGTTCTAA
- a CDS encoding undecaprenyl-phosphate glucose phosphotransferase: MDPSQSDTSARFSGASYLYRLLDAAIVITCGLTATGLKFSDDAMAEPPQIHLFLIYLCGLGVIALFPAFRLYVSWRGRLLTDLVVRSLAAWATVFALGILVSFLMHQTAAISRMWAGTWFGMTALTLAGVRIAVYAALGAARDRGLNKKHVLLVGFGALGHDLWRRVERYRGAGYEVAGIYAEPHESLPPQVRRLHELDNLHTFVRENNVREIWIVLPMEAGQELREVLYHLRNDLVDIRWIPDVMSIQLLGHRIGEFLGLPAIQLNSLPAAGVRGWAKEVFDRSFAFFALIGLAPLMLSIALAIKLTSRGPVFFTQPRLGVDGKVFHVYKFRTMTVHQEQGTVTQATRNDSRITRIGGFLRRTSLDELPQFLNVLMGDMSVVGPRPHALEHNEMYKDLVQRYMMRHRVKPGITGWAQVNGFRGQTDTLRKMSDRVEHDIYYIQHWTFRMDLLIIARTAVSGWTGRNVY; this comes from the coding sequence ATGGACCCGTCCCAATCGGACACATCGGCAAGATTCAGCGGAGCAAGCTATCTGTACCGCCTGCTCGACGCCGCGATCGTCATCACCTGCGGCCTGACTGCCACCGGCTTGAAATTCTCGGACGATGCAATGGCGGAGCCTCCGCAGATTCATCTGTTCCTGATCTATTTGTGCGGCTTGGGCGTGATTGCCCTGTTCCCGGCATTTCGCCTGTACGTGTCATGGCGCGGCCGGCTGCTGACGGATCTGGTGGTGCGCAGCCTGGCCGCGTGGGCGACCGTGTTCGCGCTGGGCATCCTTGTCAGTTTTCTCATGCATCAGACCGCCGCGATATCCCGCATGTGGGCGGGTACCTGGTTTGGCATGACCGCCCTGACGCTGGCGGGTGTACGCATCGCGGTCTACGCCGCGCTGGGCGCCGCGCGCGATCGCGGCCTGAACAAGAAGCACGTGTTGCTGGTGGGCTTCGGCGCGCTGGGGCATGACCTGTGGCGCCGCGTCGAACGCTATCGCGGCGCGGGTTATGAAGTGGCCGGCATCTACGCCGAGCCGCACGAAAGCCTGCCGCCGCAAGTCCGCCGCCTGCACGAACTGGACAACCTGCACACCTTCGTGCGCGAAAACAATGTGCGCGAGATCTGGATCGTTCTTCCGATGGAGGCGGGCCAGGAATTGCGCGAAGTGCTGTATCACCTGCGCAACGACCTGGTGGATATCCGCTGGATTCCGGATGTGATGTCGATCCAGTTGCTGGGCCATCGCATCGGCGAATTCCTGGGCCTGCCCGCCATCCAGCTCAACAGCCTGCCGGCCGCCGGCGTGCGCGGCTGGGCCAAGGAAGTGTTTGACCGCAGCTTCGCGTTCTTCGCCTTGATCGGCCTGGCGCCCCTGATGCTTTCCATTGCGCTGGCCATCAAGCTGACTTCGCGCGGGCCGGTGTTCTTTACACAGCCCCGGCTGGGCGTGGACGGCAAGGTGTTCCACGTCTACAAGTTCCGCACCATGACCGTGCACCAGGAACAAGGCACGGTCACGCAAGCCACGCGCAACGATTCCCGCATCACCCGCATCGGCGGCTTTCTGCGTCGCACCAGCCTGGACGAGCTGCCGCAGTTCCTGAATGTGCTGATGGGCGACATGTCGGTGGTGGGCCCGCGTCCGCACGCGCTGGAGCACAACGAAATGTACAAGGACCTGGTGCAGCGCTACATGATGCGCCACCGCGTCAAGCCGGGCATCACGGGCTGGGCGCAGGTCAATGGCTTTCGCGGGCAGACGGACACGCTGCGCAAGATGAGCGACCGCGTCGAGCACGACATCTACTACATCCAGCATTGGACGTTTCGGATGGACCTCTTGATCATCGCCCGCACGGCCGTGTCGGGATGGACGGGCCGCAATGTCTACTAG
- the gmd gene encoding GDP-mannose 4,6-dehydratase — MPKRALITGVTGQDGAYLAEFLLAKGYEVHGIKRRASLFNTARIDHLYQDPHDKPRNFVLHHGDMTDSCSLIRIVQSVQPDEIYNLAAQSHVGVSFEEPEYTANADGLGTLRLLEAIRILKLENKSRFYQASTSELYGLVQETPQKETTPFYPRSPYAAAKLYAYWISVNYREAYGMYACNGILFNHESPKRGETFVTRKITRGLARIVLGLQECLYLGNLSALRDWGHARDYVEMQWLMLQQDTPEDYVIATGLQYSVREFINTAARELGILLAWEGEGLEETATVLFSPVHDVKPGQVIVRVDPRYFRPTEVETLLGDPTKAREKLGWSPRTTFAELVKEMVEADLKDARRDALVEQNGYEIYAYKE, encoded by the coding sequence ATGCCAAAACGGGCACTGATTACCGGCGTTACCGGCCAAGACGGGGCCTATCTGGCGGAGTTCCTGCTGGCCAAGGGCTATGAGGTCCACGGCATCAAGCGGCGCGCTTCGCTGTTCAACACCGCCCGCATCGATCATCTGTACCAGGATCCCCACGACAAGCCGCGCAATTTTGTGCTGCACCATGGCGATATGACGGACTCTTGCAGCCTGATCCGTATCGTGCAATCGGTGCAACCCGACGAAATCTATAACCTGGCCGCCCAAAGCCATGTGGGGGTCTCGTTCGAAGAGCCGGAGTACACCGCCAACGCCGACGGCCTGGGCACCTTGCGCCTGCTGGAAGCCATCCGCATCCTGAAGCTGGAAAACAAGTCGCGCTTTTATCAGGCGTCGACCTCGGAGCTGTACGGCCTGGTGCAAGAAACGCCGCAGAAGGAAACCACCCCCTTCTACCCGCGCAGCCCCTACGCCGCCGCCAAGCTCTACGCCTATTGGATCAGCGTGAACTACCGCGAAGCGTATGGCATGTACGCCTGCAACGGCATCCTGTTCAACCACGAATCGCCCAAGCGCGGCGAAACCTTCGTCACGCGCAAGATCACGCGCGGGCTGGCGCGCATTGTGCTGGGCCTGCAGGAATGCCTGTACCTGGGCAACCTGTCCGCCCTGCGCGACTGGGGCCATGCGCGCGACTACGTCGAAATGCAGTGGCTGATGCTGCAACAGGACACGCCCGAGGACTACGTCATCGCCACCGGCTTGCAGTACAGCGTGCGTGAATTCATCAATACAGCGGCCCGCGAGCTGGGCATTCTGTTGGCGTGGGAAGGCGAAGGCCTGGAAGAAACGGCCACCGTGCTGTTCTCGCCCGTGCATGACGTGAAGCCCGGCCAGGTGATCGTGCGCGTGGACCCGCGCTACTTCCGCCCGACCGAAGTGGAAACCCTGTTGGGCGACCCCACCAAGGCGCGCGAAAAGCTGGGCTGGTCGCCGCGCACCACGTTCGCGGAATTGGTCAAGGAAATGGTGGAGGCCGACCTGAAGGATGCGCGTCGCGATGCGCTGGTCGAACAGAACGGCTACGAAATCTACGCCTACAAGGAGTAG
- a CDS encoding VanZ family protein has translation MAESEGVSSVPFWRPGFARLCLPAAGVFFLVLVTVGNLPGLAADMSDAFGDKRLHLVAYAVLTGLIYLSVNRRPALVAMLAVTALGVVDETIQSFVPYRQAELLDLLADILAAGATVISLHIGSTAFGSFREVTKS, from the coding sequence ATGGCCGAGTCTGAAGGGGTGTCTTCCGTCCCTTTTTGGCGTCCGGGCTTCGCCAGGCTCTGCCTGCCGGCGGCCGGCGTGTTCTTCCTGGTGCTGGTCACCGTGGGCAATCTGCCCGGCCTGGCGGCCGACATGTCCGACGCCTTTGGCGACAAGCGCCTGCATCTTGTGGCCTACGCCGTCCTGACGGGATTGATCTACCTGTCGGTCAACCGGCGCCCGGCGCTGGTGGCCATGTTGGCCGTGACGGCGCTGGGCGTGGTGGACGAGACCATCCAATCCTTTGTTCCCTACCGACAGGCTGAACTCTTAGACCTTTTGGCCGATATCTTGGCGGCGGGTGCAACAGTAATCTCATTGCACATCGGTTCCACAGCCTTCGGCTCCTTTCGTGAAGTCACTAAGTCTTAA
- a CDS encoding mannose-1-phosphate guanylyltransferase/mannose-6-phosphate isomerase, whose translation MTNPPPAYRAVILCGGSGSRLWPLSRELLPKQFIRLTDSRSLLQNTLLRLGSAGAQAKPMLVCNDAHQYIAAEQAQELGIKDAEVILEPFARNTAPAIAAATLRAMRDGEDPIMLIMPSDHVLEDGEVLRAAFAQAYEAARQGALVTFGITPTAPLSGYGYIQSDEPGEMAPARRVLRFVEKPSPEVAQRLIEDGGYYWNSGMFAFQASVFLSEMGRLAPKMLAQVEAAVADGHGENALFHLDGPAFEACPSDSMDYAIMERTDSAVVIPLAASWSDVGAWDAVWGIAQKTEEGNSTSGDVMVEDSRNCLIHSTSRLVASVGLDDIVVIETADAVLVAHKSRSQDVKRLVETFKTQHRSELNHHREVQRPWGSYDSVGHGPRYQVKRITVKPGARLSSQMHHHRAEHWIVVSGTARIYNGDKQYLLTENQSTYIPLGETHSLENPGKIPLEIIEVQSGAYLGEDDIVRFQDMYGRV comes from the coding sequence ATGACGAATCCCCCTCCCGCCTACCGGGCAGTCATCCTTTGCGGCGGTTCCGGCTCGCGCCTGTGGCCGCTGTCGCGCGAACTGTTGCCCAAGCAGTTCATCCGTTTGACCGATTCGCGCAGCCTGTTGCAGAACACGCTGCTGCGGCTGGGCTCGGCGGGCGCGCAAGCCAAGCCGATGCTGGTCTGCAACGATGCCCACCAATACATTGCCGCCGAACAGGCGCAGGAACTGGGCATCAAGGACGCGGAAGTGATTCTGGAGCCCTTCGCGCGCAACACCGCGCCGGCCATCGCCGCCGCCACGCTGCGCGCCATGCGCGACGGCGAAGACCCCATCATGCTGATCATGCCGTCCGACCACGTGCTGGAAGACGGCGAGGTGCTTCGGGCGGCCTTCGCCCAGGCCTATGAGGCGGCGCGCCAGGGCGCGCTGGTCACCTTCGGCATTACGCCCACCGCGCCGCTCAGCGGCTATGGCTACATCCAGTCGGACGAACCCGGCGAGATGGCGCCGGCGCGCCGGGTGCTGCGTTTTGTGGAAAAGCCCTCGCCCGAAGTCGCGCAACGCCTGATCGAAGACGGCGGCTATTACTGGAACAGCGGCATGTTCGCGTTCCAGGCGTCGGTGTTCCTGTCCGAGATGGGGCGGCTGGCGCCGAAGATGCTGGCGCAGGTGGAGGCGGCGGTGGCCGACGGCCATGGCGAAAACGCACTGTTCCACCTGGATGGCCCGGCGTTTGAGGCTTGCCCCAGCGACTCGATGGACTACGCCATCATGGAACGCACCGACAGCGCCGTGGTCATTCCGCTGGCGGCGTCGTGGAGCGACGTGGGCGCCTGGGACGCGGTCTGGGGCATCGCGCAGAAAACCGAGGAAGGCAATTCCACCAGCGGCGACGTCATGGTGGAGGATTCGCGCAACTGCCTGATCCATTCCACCAGCCGGCTGGTCGCTTCGGTGGGCCTGGACGACATTGTGGTGATCGAAACGGCGGACGCCGTGCTGGTGGCGCACAAGTCGCGCTCGCAAGACGTGAAGCGGCTGGTGGAAACGTTCAAGACGCAGCACCGCTCCGAACTGAACCACCATCGCGAGGTGCAGCGGCCCTGGGGCTCGTATGACTCGGTGGGCCACGGCCCGCGCTACCAGGTCAAGCGGATCACGGTAAAGCCCGGCGCGCGCCTGTCGTCGCAGATGCATCACCACCGCGCGGAGCACTGGATCGTGGTGTCGGGCACGGCGCGCATCTACAACGGCGACAAGCAGTACCTGCTGACGGAGAACCAATCGACCTACATCCCGCTGGGCGAAACCCACAGCCTGGAAAACCCGGGGAAGATTCCGCTGGAGATCATTGAAGTCCAGTCCGGCGCGTATCTCGGCGAAGACGACATCGTCCGTTTTCAAGACATGTATGGCCGAGTCTGA
- a CDS encoding GDP-L-fucose synthase family protein, whose amino-acid sequence MTNLDQRVFVAGHRGMVGAAITRELHRRGYQHVLTRNRTELDLENQNQVHRFFSTTPVDVVYLAAAKVGGILANQNHPVDFLYKNLMIQCNVIRAAYAAGVRKLLFLGSSCIYPREAPQPIREDALLTGPLEATNEPYAIAKIAGLKLCEAYQREYGARFICAMPTNLYGPHDNYDLHSSHVLPALIRKFHEGREAGQESVTIWGTGTPLREFLYVDDLAKGCVMLMEHPDAEGIYNIGAGKDISIADLAALVARVVGYQGRIVYDTGKPDGTPRKLMDSSRVQALGWQPAVSLSDGIALAYGHFLRERADQSQPALPVA is encoded by the coding sequence ATGACGAACCTGGACCAACGCGTGTTTGTCGCGGGCCATCGCGGCATGGTCGGCGCCGCGATCACCCGCGAGCTGCACCGCCGTGGCTATCAGCACGTGCTGACCCGCAACCGAACCGAGCTGGACCTGGAAAACCAGAACCAGGTGCATCGCTTCTTCTCGACCACGCCGGTCGACGTGGTGTATCTGGCGGCCGCCAAGGTGGGCGGCATCCTGGCCAACCAGAACCATCCCGTCGACTTTCTCTACAAGAACCTGATGATCCAGTGCAACGTGATCCGCGCCGCGTATGCGGCCGGGGTGCGCAAGCTGCTGTTCCTGGGTTCGTCCTGCATCTACCCGCGCGAGGCGCCCCAGCCCATCCGCGAAGACGCCTTGCTGACCGGCCCGCTGGAAGCCACCAACGAGCCCTACGCCATCGCCAAGATCGCGGGCCTGAAGCTGTGCGAAGCCTACCAGCGGGAATACGGGGCGCGCTTTATCTGCGCCATGCCCACCAACCTGTACGGCCCGCACGACAACTACGACCTGCACAGCAGCCACGTGCTGCCGGCGCTGATCCGCAAATTCCATGAAGGCCGCGAAGCCGGCCAGGAAAGCGTGACGATCTGGGGCACGGGCACGCCGCTGCGGGAATTCCTGTACGTGGACGACCTGGCGAAAGGCTGCGTGATGCTGATGGAACACCCCGACGCCGAAGGCATCTACAACATCGGCGCGGGCAAGGACATCAGCATTGCGGACCTGGCGGCGCTGGTGGCGCGCGTGGTCGGCTACCAAGGCCGCATCGTCTACGACACCGGCAAGCCCGACGGCACGCCGCGCAAGCTGATGGATTCGTCGCGGGTCCAGGCGCTGGGCTGGCAACCCGCCGTGTCCTTGAGCGACGGCATCGCGCTGGCCTACGGGCATTTCCTGCGCGAACGTGCCGATCAATCCCAACCGGCGCTGCCCGTGGCCTGA
- a CDS encoding GNVR domain-containing protein gives MSLPIESFEPNVPARQQETPLSSHVDAIISNRWMIIAITLLAFLGALAYVMVTPSVYSADIIVQVEEEAPNGQARSLLGDVSSMFDTKAETSGEMEVLRSRMVVGPAVDKFLLYIHAKPRYFPVIGEWLAQRYEALPYPSSLPRGGYAWGGETIAISHLDVPNEWLGKPFIVTTQGEGRYTVTDKFTGSTFSGAVGKPEQFRLPGGGVMDVHIDALTGRPGTQFTISRSSRLAAIENVQSHMGIFERGRASGVIGVTLEGNDPALTTAVLNQIGQEYVQQNVNRKAAQAEKSLGFLEQQLPLLKSELDAAETKYNALRNKRGTIDLSEEAKLILGQSVEAQTRVMDLRAKRQELITRFSPSHPSIVSIDRQIASLSNDVSRIGNNIKQLPDLEQDVVRLVRDVRVNTELYTGLLNNAQQLRLIRAGKVGNVRILDAAVQPDRPVRPKAAIIIGVATVIGLIFGMLCAFVRNALFGGLSEPDDVERYTGLPVLAAIPYSDMQDKLWRRSRRKNATVPALLAQSQGNSPPIESLRSFRNVLQASLRQSANNMVMFTGPVAGVGKSFLSANFAFIQGGVGKRVLLIDADFRKGQLNRYFGVPKEDGLFEVLSGTIPLTRVRKHSVSEGVDFIATGAVTFDPSELLASPVFGATLRELSSQYDMVILDTAPVLSSPDAAVVGTHAAAVMVVVRSGMNTVGEIRETAKRLIQAGAPVDGVLFNGLKLMPERFGFRSKYGNYRYSRAAYYGDFKQNGPK, from the coding sequence ATGTCGTTGCCCATCGAATCATTCGAGCCGAACGTCCCGGCTCGCCAGCAGGAAACCCCGTTGTCCTCGCACGTGGATGCCATCATCAGCAACCGGTGGATGATCATTGCGATCACGCTGCTCGCCTTCCTGGGCGCGCTGGCCTACGTGATGGTGACTCCATCGGTCTATTCGGCCGACATCATCGTGCAGGTTGAAGAAGAAGCGCCCAATGGGCAGGCGCGCAGCCTGTTGGGCGATGTGTCGTCGATGTTCGATACCAAGGCAGAGACCTCGGGCGAAATGGAAGTGCTGCGTTCGCGCATGGTGGTGGGGCCGGCGGTCGACAAGTTCTTGCTGTACATCCACGCCAAGCCGCGCTACTTCCCCGTGATCGGTGAATGGCTGGCCCAGCGCTACGAAGCCTTGCCGTATCCCTCCAGCCTGCCGCGCGGCGGCTACGCCTGGGGCGGCGAGACGATCGCGATCTCGCACCTGGACGTGCCCAATGAATGGCTCGGCAAGCCGTTCATCGTGACCACGCAAGGCGAAGGGCGCTACACGGTGACCGACAAGTTCACGGGCTCTACGTTCAGCGGCGCGGTGGGCAAGCCCGAACAGTTCCGCCTGCCCGGCGGTGGCGTGATGGACGTGCATATCGACGCGCTGACGGGCCGCCCGGGCACGCAGTTCACCATCTCGCGCAGCTCGCGCCTGGCGGCGATTGAAAACGTGCAGTCGCACATGGGCATCTTCGAGCGGGGCCGCGCGTCGGGCGTGATCGGCGTCACGCTGGAAGGCAACGACCCGGCGCTGACCACCGCCGTGCTGAACCAGATCGGCCAGGAATACGTGCAGCAGAACGTGAACCGCAAGGCGGCGCAGGCCGAGAAGTCGCTGGGCTTTCTGGAACAGCAGTTGCCGTTGCTCAAGAGCGAGCTGGACGCGGCCGAAACCAAGTACAACGCCTTGCGCAACAAGCGCGGCACCATCGACCTGAGCGAAGAGGCCAAGCTGATCCTGGGCCAATCGGTTGAAGCGCAAACGCGCGTGATGGACCTGCGCGCCAAGCGCCAGGAACTGATCACGCGCTTTTCGCCCAGCCATCCCAGCATCGTGTCCATCGATCGGCAGATTGCTTCGCTGTCGAACGACGTCAGCCGCATCGGCAACAACATCAAGCAGTTGCCGGACCTGGAGCAGGACGTGGTGCGCCTGGTGCGCGATGTGCGGGTCAACACCGAGCTGTACACGGGCCTCTTGAACAACGCGCAGCAACTGCGCCTGATCCGCGCCGGCAAGGTGGGCAACGTGCGCATCCTGGACGCCGCGGTGCAGCCGGACCGCCCCGTGCGCCCGAAGGCCGCGATCATCATTGGCGTGGCCACGGTCATCGGCCTGATCTTCGGCATGCTGTGCGCGTTTGTACGCAATGCACTGTTCGGCGGCCTGTCTGAGCCGGACGATGTGGAACGCTACACGGGCCTGCCGGTGCTGGCGGCCATTCCGTACAGCGACATGCAGGACAAGCTGTGGCGCCGCAGTCGGCGCAAGAACGCCACGGTGCCCGCGTTGCTGGCGCAAAGCCAGGGCAATTCACCCCCCATCGAAAGCCTGCGGTCGTTTCGCAACGTGCTGCAAGCGTCGCTGCGTCAGTCGGCCAACAACATGGTGATGTTCACCGGCCCGGTGGCGGGCGTGGGCAAGTCGTTCCTGTCGGCCAACTTCGCGTTCATCCAGGGCGGCGTGGGCAAGCGCGTGCTGCTGATCGACGCCGACTTCCGCAAGGGCCAGTTGAACCGCTATTTCGGCGTGCCCAAGGAAGACGGCCTGTTCGAAGTGCTGTCGGGCACGATTCCGCTGACGCGCGTCAGAAAGCACAGCGTGTCCGAAGGCGTGGACTTCATCGCCACCGGCGCGGTCACCTTCGACCCGTCTGAACTGCTGGCTTCGCCCGTGTTCGGCGCGACCCTGCGCGAGCTGTCCTCGCAATACGACATGGTGATCCTGGACACCGCGCCCGTGCTGTCCTCGCCCGACGCGGCGGTGGTGGGCACGCATGCGGCCGCCGTCATGGTGGTGGTGCGCTCGGGCATGAACACGGTCGGCGAAATTCGCGAAACGGCCAAGCGCCTGATCCAGGCCGGCGCACCCGTGGACGGCGTGCTGTTCAACGGCCTCAAGCTCATGCCGGAACGCTTCGGTTTCCGGTCCAAGTATGGGAATTATCGATACTCCCGTGCGGCGTATTACGGCGATTTCAAACAGAACGGTCCCAAGTAA
- a CDS encoding GDP-mannose mannosyl hydrolase, giving the protein MLPLVSIDLLLRDAGGRYLTGLRTNPPARGAWFVPGGRIRKNEPLRAALDRIAREELGLAIAPDAWKPRGVYEHFYGTNFAGEAGRSTHYVVLAYEAELSLDTASLPRGQHHGYRWLQAEEIAADPGVHPYTQAYFKE; this is encoded by the coding sequence ATGCTGCCGCTCGTTTCCATCGACCTCTTGCTGCGCGACGCCGGCGGCCGCTACCTGACCGGGCTGCGCACCAACCCGCCCGCGCGCGGCGCCTGGTTTGTGCCGGGCGGCCGCATTCGCAAGAACGAGCCCCTGCGCGCCGCGCTGGACCGCATCGCCCGTGAAGAACTGGGCCTGGCCATCGCGCCCGATGCGTGGAAGCCGCGCGGCGTGTACGAACACTTCTATGGCACCAATTTCGCGGGTGAAGCGGGACGCTCCACCCACTACGTCGTCCTCGCCTACGAGGCCGAGCTTTCGTTGGACACCGCAAGCCTTCCGCGCGGCCAGCACCACGGCTACCGCTGGCTGCAAGCGGAAGAGATCGCCGCCGATCCCGGCGTGCATCCGTACACCCAGGCCTACTTCAAGGAGTGA